From a single Cotesia glomerata isolate CgM1 linkage group LG6, MPM_Cglom_v2.3, whole genome shotgun sequence genomic region:
- the LOC123268121 gene encoding uncharacterized protein LOC123268121 has product MYSENVLQQKKTMNMSKQLSKEFTKKHNNDIERKIIHQKAIFSIDEQPFSECHRDKITKFKNINEGKKLSKKKDQSSEPSEQELINHQNTPSNVNTLEITHTASQQDVTIDKSINFFDKSSTHPFNSNNSLIYQIHLENSTENSELDLAPIWNSNYLNNWSNMNNPVDYSRFSIPRF; this is encoded by the coding sequence ATGTATTCGGAAAATGTATTGCAAcagaaaaaaacaatgaacATGTCAAAACAGTTGAGTAAAgagtttacaaaaaaacataataatgACATAGAACGCAAGATTATTCATCAAAAGGCCATCTTTTCAATTGATGAACAGCCGTTTTCTGAATGTCATAgagataaaataacaaaatttaaaaatataaatgaaggAAAAAagttgagtaaaaaaaaagatcaaagCTCTGAACCATCGGAGCAAGAATTGATCAATCATCAAAATACTCCATCAAATGTAAATACCCTTGAGATCACTCACACTGCTAGTCAGCAAGATGTAACGATtgataaatcaataaatttcttcGATAAGTCTTCTACTCATCCATTTAATTCAaacaattcattaatttatcagatTCATCTTGAAAATTCTACTGAGAATAGTGAATTAGACCTAGCTCCCATTTGGAACAGCAATTACTTGAATAATTGGTCAAATATGAACAATCCAGTTGATTACTCAAGATTTTCAATTCCAAGGTTTTAA